Proteins encoded by one window of Lathyrus oleraceus cultivar Zhongwan6 chromosome 1, CAAS_Psat_ZW6_1.0, whole genome shotgun sequence:
- the LOC127081576 gene encoding putative disease resistance RPP13-like protein 1 — protein sequence MAAAVVGEAFLSAFIEVVLDRLVSPEVVDLIRGKKIDINLVQRLKNTLYAVEAVLNDAEQKQIHDSSVNNWLDDLKDALYVADDILDHISTKAALSKNNKQVRTINYFTRLFNFEEKNMVYKLEDIVARLESILKLKHIIGLQHIATHHSSWRTPSTSLEDRSILFGRDHDKQAILKLLLNHHNTAVIPIVGMGGLGKTTLAQFVYNHDSIKQKFDVQAWVCVSHDFDVLKVTKLIAEEVGTACNTNNLNILHRDLKEKLTGKRFLIVLDDVWTEDDDSWNSLLKPLQYGTMGSKILVTTRIEKVASMVQTIQPYSLHQLSEEDCWSVFANNACLSPDQNRDLQKIGKEIVRKCKGLPLAAQSLGRLLREKRDIRDWNSILNNNIWENKSKIIPALRISYHYLPPYLKRCFVYCSLFPKDYKFDRHELILLWMAEDLLHPSENNKTLEQVGYGYFNDLASKSFFQHSRNGYFVMHDLVHDLATWLGGEFYLRTEVIGKDVKIGTKTRHLSFSKFSDPISPNLDIFGRLKCLRTILPIYFLYDPFKKLKASCFTLSNLKCLRVLKFDNFEGLDAFLESIDELIHLRYLDLSYTSIKMLPESLCNLYNLQTLKLHDCYSLTRLPNDMQNLVNLRHLEIWGTNLKEMPREMSKLINLQHLGCFVVRTQEEKGIKELGTLSNLHGSLCIRKLENVTGGFEASQAKIMDKKYLDKLSFVWSEDAKNHFTSSQSEMDILGKLQPSKNLKRLDIDGYRGTLFPEWVGHPSYQNLTEVSLSGCLNCCILPSLGQLCSLKVLKIREMNMLETIGSEYDDTFSGTYFPSLERLTFIGMSCWKAWHHPHESNVYFPVLKYIVINDCPRLHGDLPSYLPVLETIHIEGCNQLVSSLPRAPAICKLYIFESNKVALNELPLSLEELNVGGREVTESVFEAIAITPPISLKTLVIRGCSSAISFPRDCLPLSLESLSITNSSNLDFPKQNHGHESLKFLHIDRSCDSLISLPLDTLPNLHHLLIRHCENIECLFVSKVLQNLVDIEISDCPKFVSFPKEGLSAPNLTSLYVSNCVNLKSLPCHINTLLPKLKSVCIYDCPKLETFSEWGMPPSLRTIWIGNCEKLLMSSSLASMDMLTHLSINGPSDGVEYFPKKGYALLPPSLTYLKISNCSSLHTLDCTGLLHLTSLQSLTILFCPKLENIVGERLPASLTELYISACPLLKEQYRVKYPQISHIPIIVVDAKWF from the coding sequence ATGGCGGCGGCAGTTGTTGGCGAAGCATTTCTTTCTGCTTTCATTGAAGTCGTCCTCGACAGACTGGTCTCTCCTGAGGTTGTTGACTTGATCCGTGGAAAGAAAATTGACATCAATTTGGTTCAACGGTTGAAGAATACTCTTTACGCTGTTGAAGCCGTGCTAAACGATGCTGAACAGAAGCAGATTCATGACTCTTCTGTTAACAACTGGCTTGACGATCTCAAAGATGCTCTCTATGTTGCTGATGACATTCTCGACCACATCTCTACCAAAGCTGCTCTTTCCAAGAACAACAAGCAGGTGAGGACTATTAACTACTTCACTCGCCTTTTCAACTTTGAAGAAAAGAATATGGTTTATAAGTTGGAAGATATTGTTGCTAGACTTGAATCCATTCTCAAACTTAAACATATTATTGGTCTTCAACACATTGCAACTCACCACTCATCATGGAGAACTCCGTCAACCTCTTTAGAAGACAGATCTATCCTATTTGGTAGGGATCATGACAAACAGGCCATACTCAAATTACTCTTGAATCATCATAACACTGCTGTCATCCCCATTGTTGGCATGGGTGGCCTTGGAAAAACAACTTTAGCCCAATTTGTGTACAACCACGACAGCATAAAGCAAAAGTTTGATGTTCAAGCATGGGTTTGTGTTTCTCATGATTTTGATGTTTTGAAGGTTACAAAGCTCATCGCGGAGGAAGTGGGAACTGCTTGTAACACAAATAACTTGAATATCCTTCATCGAGATTTGAAGGAAAAGCTGACAGGAAAGAGGTTCTTAATTGTTTTGGATGATGTCTGGACCGAGGATGACGACTCTTGGAATTCTCTTTTAAAGCCTCTTCAATATGGAACTATGGGAAGTAAAATTCTGGTAACTACCCGTATTGAAAAAGTTGCTTCTATGGTCCAAACTATTCAACCTTACTCTCTTCACCAATTGTCTGAGGAAGATTGTTGGTCTGTGTTTGCAAACAATGCTTGCCTTTCTCCAGATCAGAATAGGGATCTCCAAAAAATTGGCAAAGAGATTGTTAGAAAATGTAAGGGATTGCCTTTAGCAGCACAGTCACTTGGCCGCTTGTTGCGAGAAAAACGTGACATCAGGGATTGGAATAGTATACTGAATAATAATATTTGGGAGAATAAGAGTAAGATCATTCCAGCATTGAGAATTAGTTATCATTATCTCCCTCCCTATTTAAAACGCTGCTTTGTATATTGTTCATTGTTTCCCAAGGATTATAAATTTGATAGACATGAGCTAATCTTGCTGTGGATGGCGGAGGATCTTTTACATCCTTCAGAAAATAACAAGACTTTAGAACAAGTTGGTTATGGGTATTTTAATGACTTAGCTTCCAAATCATTTTTTCAACATTCTCGTAATGGGTATTTTGTAATGCATGATCTTGTGCACGATTTGGCAACATGGCTTGGTGGAGAATTCTATCTTAGAACAGAAGTAATTGGGAAAGATGTGAAGATTGGTACCAAGACTCGTCATTTGTCATTTTCCAAGTTCAGTGATCCAATTTCACCAAACCTTGATATTTTCGGCAGATTAAAATGTCTACGAACAATCTTACCAATCTATTTTTTGTATGATCCATTCAAGAAATTAAAAGCTTCATGCTTCACTTTGTCAAATTTGAAGTGCTTGAGAGTTTTGAAATTTGACAACTTTGAAGGTCTTGATGCATTTCTTGAATCAATAGATGAACTAATCCATTTGCGTTATTTGGATCTCTCTTACACGTCTATAAAGATGTTACCCGAGTCATTATGTAACCTTTATAATCTCCAAACGTTAAAGTTGCACGATTGTTACAGTCTAACAAGGCTTCCCAATGACATGCAAAATCTTGTAAATTTGCGCCATCTGGAAATTTGGGGAACTAATTTAAAAGAGATGCCTAGAGAAATGAGCAAACTGATTAATTTGCAACATTTGGGTTGCTTTGTCGTGAGAACGCAGGAAGAGAAAGGGATCAAGGAATTGGGAACACTTTCAAATCTTCACGGATCACTTTGCATTAGGAAGTTAGAGAACGTGACCGGTGGCTTTGAAGCATCACAGGCAAAGATAATGGATAAAAAGTACCTTGATAAATTATCGTTTGTATGGTCTGAAGATGCAAAGAACCATTTTACAAGTTCACAAAGTGAGATGGATATACTTGGAAAGTTACAACCTTCCAAGAACTTGAAAAGGCTAGATATTGATGGATACAGGGGCACACTATTTCCAGAATGGGTTGGACATCCTTCCTACCAAAATTTGACTGAGGTATCTCTGTCTGGTTGTTTGAATTGTTGTATCCTTCCATCACTTGGACAACTATGCTCTCTCAAGGTCTTGAAAATCAGGGAAATGAATATGCTGGAGACTATTGGATCTGAATATGATGATACCTTTTCAGGGACATATTTTCCTTCCCTTGAACGTCTGACGTTTATTGGTATGTCATGTTGGAAAGCGTGGCATCATCCTCATGAGTCAAATGTTTATTTTCCAGTATTGAAGTATATTGTGATTAATGATTGTCCCAGATTACATGGGGATTTGCCATCTTATCTTCCTGTTTTGGAAACAATTCATATTGAAGGATGCAACCAGCTTGTTTCTTCTCTCCCAAGGGCTCCTGCCATATGCAAGTTATACATATTTGAAAGCAATAAAGTAGCCTTGAATGAGCTACCCCTTTCATTGGAAGAGTTAAATGTTGGAGGAAGAGAGGTGACAGAGTCTGTCTTTGAAGCCATCGCCATCACCCCACCAATTTCTCTTAAAACATTAGTCATCAGGGGTTGTTCTTCTGCAATATCATTTCCACGAGATTGTTTACCCTTATCCTTAGAGAGTTTGTCCATAACAAATTCTAGTAATCTAGATTTCCCAAAGCAAAATCACGGCCATGAGTCACTTAAGTTTCTTCACATAGATAGGAGTTGTGATTCTCTCATATCCCTCCCACTGGATACCCTTCCCAACCTCCATCATCTGCTAATCCGCCACTGTGAAAACATAGAATGTCTTTTCGTTTCAAAGGTTCTTCAAAATCTCGTTGATATTGAAATTAGTGACTGCCCCAAATTTGTATCATTCCCAAAAGAAGGACTATCTGCACCCAACTTGACATCATTGTATGTCTCCAACTGTGTCAATTTAAAATCACTGCCTTGTCACATAAATACTCTTCTCCCAAAGTTAAAAAGTGTGTGTATATATGATTGTCCAAAATTGGAGACGTTTTCTGAATGGGGTATGCCGCCTAGCTTGAGAACAATTTGGATTGGGAATTGCGAAAAATTACTGATGAGCTCATCTCTAGCTTCAATGGACATGCTTACCCATCTTTCCATTAATGGTCCAAGTGATGGTGTCGAGTACTTTCCGAAGAAGGGTTATGCATTGCTGCCTCCCTCCCTTACCTACCTGAAGATATCTAACTGTTCAAGTTTGCACACGTTGGATTGCACGGGGCTTCTCCACCTCACTTCCCTGCAATCATTAACAATTTTATTCTGCCCCAAGCTGGAGAATATAGTGGGAGAAAGGCTGCCTGCTTCTCTAACAGAACTTTATATCTCTGCATGTCCTTTGCTGAAAGAACAGTACCGCGTGAAATACCCGCAAATTTCCCACATCCCCATCATTGTAGTTGATGCAAAATGGTTTTAG